From the Clarias gariepinus isolate MV-2021 ecotype Netherlands chromosome 3, CGAR_prim_01v2, whole genome shotgun sequence genome, one window contains:
- the orc6 gene encoding origin recognition complex subunit 6, whose protein sequence is MDGELFRKVASKLGITSPKVLSQAEEYMRLSQVKCTALGGSTASSKAVICLELAATAMKLPLDKEFVVKLSGLSKKAYQSSLKAMECMLGLQSNLGLRDLAVQYGCMEAVKAASQILQRYEASLPAAQQEDLDLSKPLFTTAALFTACKCMKIRVDKKLASSSGTKKAVFDRLCAQLLKIGQDICSDVSSQKPQMKSTQKRQKTLTETLQDVEEDDGLPTSPKQQREPALREDECEEETKQNYEEWKRKILENALKTKAAD, encoded by the exons ATGGACGGAGAACTGTTCCGCAAAGTGGCGTCTAAACTGGGAATAACATCTCCTAAAGTGCTGAG CCAGGCGGAGGAGTACATGCGGTTGTCCCAGGTGAAGTGCACAGCTCTGGGAGGATCTACAGCCAGCAGTAAGGCTGTCATCTGCCTGGAGTTAGCAGCCACAGCCATGAAGCTTCCTCTagataag GAGTTCGTCGTCAAGCTCTCGGGGTTGAGTAAGAAGGCGTATCAGAGCAGTCTGAAGGCCATGGAGTGTATGCTGGGGCTGCAGAGTAACCTGGGGCTTAGGGATCTGGCGGTGCAGTACGGCTGCATGGAGGCGGTCAAGGCGGCGTCTCAGATCCTTCAACG gtaCGAGGCGAGTTTACCTGCAGCGCAGCAAGAAGATCTGGATCTGTCCAAACCTCTGTTCACTACAGCCGCTCTGTTCACCGCCTGCAA GTGCATGAAAATCAGAGTTGATAAGAAGCTGGCGTCGTCCTCGGGAACGAAGAAGGCGGTGTTCGACAGGCTGTGTGCTCAGCTTCTCAAGATCGGCCAAGACATCTGCA gtgATGTTTCTTCTCAGAAGCCACAGATGAAATCAACACAGAAGAGACAGAAGACTCTGACGGAGACGCTGCAGGACGTAGAGGAAG atgaTGGCTTGCCAACGTCTCCTAAGCAACAGCGGGAACCGGCACTAAGGGAAGACGAGTGTGaggaagaaacaaaacagaattaCGAGGAGTGGAAGAGAAAGATTCTGGAAAACGCTCTGAAAACCAAAGCAGCGGAC